A genomic region of Arachis stenosperma cultivar V10309 chromosome 9, arast.V10309.gnm1.PFL2, whole genome shotgun sequence contains the following coding sequences:
- the LOC130947884 gene encoding uncharacterized protein LOC130947884: MLPTSSSKGRASSSSSSSRPNPMLLPYLRRIIKWQQMDIEYTFWQMLHLCTSPKVVYQHTKYHKQTKNQWARDDPAFVVICSLLLAISTLAYCAAYDHSSAHAIFVVFSVLLFHFFLTGLFLATFCWFLTNAYLREEAPNSYVVEQRVEWMYAFDVHCNSFFPMFVLLYVIHYFLSPLLVAHGFIPVLLSNLLFMVGASYYHYLNFLGYDVLPFLERTTFFLYPIGVVIVLSPILILSGFNPSRYFMNVYFSRQI, encoded by the exons ATGTTGCCCACATCATCTTCGAAAGGACGCGCTTCgtcctcctcttcttcctctcgaCCTAATCCCATGCTCCTTCCCTACCTCCGTAGAATCATCAAG TGGCAACAAATGGATATCGAATATACGTTTTGGCAAATGCTTCATCTATGTACGTCACCAAAAGTTGT CTACCAGCATACAAAGTATCATAAAC AAACCAAGAACCAATGGGCACGTGACGACCCTGCTTTTGTTGTGATCTGCAGCCTTCTTTTGGCCATTTCAACTCTGGCTTATTGTGCAGC GTATGATCATAGTAGTGCACATGCAATTTTTGTTGTCTTCTCAGTAttgctcttccacttctttttgACTGGGTTATTTCTAGCTACTTTTTGTTG GTTCCTAACTAATGCCTATCTTCGAGAAGAGGCTCCAAATAGTTATGTGGTGGAACAGCGTGTTGAATG gatgTATGCATTTGATGTGCATTGTAACTCTTTCTTCCCAATGTTTGTATTGCTATATG TGATCCATTATTTTCTGTCTCCTCTATTGGTGGCTCATGGCTTCATTCCAGTTTTGCTGTCAAATCTACTGTTCATGGTGGGCGCATCATACTATcattatctaaattttttaggTTACGATG TTCTGCCCTTTTTGGAGAGGACCACCTTTTTCCTTTACCCGATTGGTGTTGTAATTGTCCTATCTCCCATTT TGATTTTGAGTGGCTTCAATCCTTCTAGATACTTCATGAATGTGTACTTCAGCCGACAAATATGA
- the LOC130947636 gene encoding precursor of CEP16, with product MDTRPLKCVCVTFLLTLILLASVSESRPLNSPVNGVLRTLKNSGPSPGKGHMLKKLQNFAQIKHSGPSPGIGHKVNNSQNLGDIKESGPSPGVGH from the coding sequence ATGGACACAAGACCACTCAAGTGTGTGTGTGTGACCTTCCTCCTCACCCTtattcttcttgcatctgtATCAGAATCCAGGCCATTGAATAGTCCTGTAAATGGTGTGttaagaacattgaagaactCTGGTCCAAGCCCTGGTAAAGGCCACATGCTTAAAAAGCTTCAAAACTTTGCACAGATCAAGCACTCTGGACCTAGCCCCGGTATTGGTCACAAGGTTAACAATTCTCAAAACCTTGGAGACATTAAGGAATCTGGTCCTAGCCCCGGTGTTGGTCATTGA
- the LOC130949115 gene encoding cinnamyl alcohol dehydrogenase 1 has translation MGSLEAERTTVGWAARDPSGVLSPYTYPLRDTGPDDVYIKVHYCGLCHSDLHQIKNDLGMSNYPMVPGHEVVGEVLEVGSNVTRFKVGEIVGAGLLVGCCKTCSACQSDVENYCSKKIWSYNDVYIDGRPTQGGFAETMIVEQKFVVKIPEGMEPEQVAPLLCAGVTVYSPLAHFGLKKSGMRGGILGLGGVGHMGVKIAKALGHHITVISSSDKKKKEALEDLGADSYLVSSDSSSMQEAADSLDYIIDTVPVGHPLEPYLSLLKLDGKLILMGVINTPLQFVSPMVMLGRKSITGSFIGSMKETEEMLQFWKEKGLSSMIEIVNMDYINTAVERLEKNDVRYRFVVDVKGSKLDQ, from the exons ATGGGTAGCCTTGAGGCCGAAAGGACAACTGTTGGATGGGCAGCTAGAGACCCTTCTGGTGTTCTTTCTCCATACACATACCCTCTCAG AGACACGGGCCCCGATGATGTTTACATCAAAGTTCACTACTGTGGACTCTGCCATTCCGATCTCCACCAAATTAAAAACGATCTTGGCATGTCCAATTACCCTATGGTCCCTGGCCACGAAGTCGTAGGGGAGGTTCTCGAGGTTGGCTCCAACGTTACGAGGTTCAAAGTTGGTGAGATCGTGGGAGCGGGACTCCTCGTTGGCTGCTGCAAAACCTGCTCTGCATGCCAATCTGATGTAGAGAATTACTGCAGCAAGAAGATCTGGTCTTACAACGATGTTTACATTGATGGAAGACCCACTCAGGGTGGCTTCGCTGAAACCATGATCGTTGAGCAAAA GTTTGTTGTGAAGATACCAGAAGGCATGGAGCCAGAGCAAGTTGCGCCATTGTTGTGTGCAGGTGTGACCGTGTACAGTCCACTGGCGCACTTTGGGTTGAAGAAGAGTGGCATGAGAGGTGGAATATTGGGGCTTGGTGGAGTTGGACACATGGGTGTGAAGATCGCAAAGGCACTGGGTCACCACATCACTGTTATAAGCTCTTCtgataagaagaagaaagaagcaCTTGAGGATCTTGGTGCTGATAGCTACTTGGTTAGCTCTGATTCTTCAAGCATGCAAGAAGCTGCTGATTCACTTGATTACATCATTGACACTGTCCCTGTTGGACACCCTCTTGAACCTTATCTGTCTCTTCTCAAGCTTGATGGCAAGTTGATCTTGATGGGTGTCATCAACACCCCTCTTCAATTTGTTAGCCCTATGGTCATGCTTG GGAGGAAATCAATCACGGGAAGCTTCATTGGGAGCATGAAGGAGACAGAGGAGATGCTGCAATTCTGGAAGGAGAAGGGACTGAGTTCGATGATTGAGATTGTGAACATGGATTATATCAACACAGCAGTGGAAAGACTGGAGAAGAACGATGTGAGATACAGGTTTGTTGTGGATGTTAAAGGAAGCAAGCTTGATCAGTGA
- the LOC130950215 gene encoding uncharacterized protein LOC130950215: MADNGIQQTTPAELMTMMAVLQAEVRKIVEQSSKNPGGSSTHARGTEPLEITLPKEKLTLDNPFLEGVMSVYMPKNFVLPTELKPYEGFGDPRIHIKKFQSMMFFNGAFDPVLCQTFPTYLDGIALLWFSKIPAGSISCFEDLARSFIDYFAASRIYVHGSNYLSTIKQGQHESLKDYMTRFTKKATMEIPDLDPKVHLRALKSSLRPGKFQETIAVTKPRTLEEFREMAAGQMEIKELREARRADKPQPWREEEKYPKTPSHKDNKKPFKLTPKYDSYTKFNTRREDIIKEILNAKIIKPPSRKKARIKIRDTSTNRNTVPSIKNSATQPTSA, encoded by the coding sequence ATGGCAGACAACGGAATCCAGCAGACCACACCTGCTGAACTGATGACGATGATGGCAGTTCTTCAAGCCGAGGTTCGAAAAATAGTTGAACAATCGTCCAAGAATCCTGGAGGGAGTAGTACTCATGCTCGAGGAACAGAGCCACTAGAGATTACTCTGCCAAAGGAGAAGCTTACACTTGATAACCCTTTCTTGGAAGGTGTCATGAGTGTTTATATGCCAAAGAATTTCGTGCTTCCCACCGAGCTCAAACCATATGAAGGATTCGGCGACCCACGTATACACATCAAAAAGTTTCAATCTATGATGTTCTTTAACGGTGCCTTTGACCCTGTACTCTGTCAAACTTTTCCAACTTATTTAGATGGTATCGCTTTACTTTGGTTTTCTAAGATTCCTGCAGGTTCCATCTCTTGCTTTGAAGATTTGGCAAGATCCTTTATTGACTATTTCGCAGCTTCGAGAATATATGTGCACGGGTCGAATTACCTCAGCACCATTAAACAAGGTCAACATGAAAGTCTGAAGGACTACATGACAAGGTTCACCAAAAAAGCAACCATGGAGATCCCAGATCTCGATCCCAAGGTGCATCTCCGCGCACTGAAGAGTAGCCTTAGACCAGGCAAATTCCAGGAGACAATAGCCGTAACCAAACCCAGAACGTTAGAAGAGTTCCGTGAAATGGCGGCTGGCCAGATGGAAATCAAAGAGCTTAGAGAAGCTCGGCGAGCTGACAAACCACAACCTTGGCGAGAAGAGGAAAAATACCCCAAGACACCGAGTCACAAAGACAATAAGAAGCCCTTCAAGTTGACACCGAAATATGATTCCTATACTAAGTTCAATACCAGGAGAGAAGACATCATCAAGGAGATATTAAATGCAAAAATCATCAAGCCACCTAGCAGAAAAAAGGCTCGTATCAAGATCAGAGATACGTCGACAAATCGAAACACTGTGCCTTCTATAAAAAATTCGGCCACACAACCGACGAGTGCGTGA